One segment of Schistocerca nitens isolate TAMUIC-IGC-003100 chromosome 3, iqSchNite1.1, whole genome shotgun sequence DNA contains the following:
- the LOC126249319 gene encoding tachykinin-like peptides receptor 99D, which yields MEIDTGDCFLMGASNTTSAACVMNDTSLVNRTSPLPGNSSDIDNIPYTLPWWRQILWSVFFGGIVIVGTGGNLIVMWIVLAHKRMRTVTNYFLVNLSIADAMVSTLNVTFNYTYMLNNDWPFGETYCKITQFVAVLSICASVFTLMAISIDR from the coding sequence ATGGAGATTGACACAGGTGACTGTTTCTTGATGGGCGCAAGCAATACGACGAGTGCGGCTTGTGTGATGAATGATACTTCCCTGGTGAACAGAACCTCTCCACTACCAGGAAACAGCAGCGATATTGACAACATTCCATATACACTACCGTGGTGGCGGCAAATCTTATGGAGTGTCTTCTTTGGAGGCATCGTTATAGTAGGAACCGGAGGAAACCTGATTGTGATGTGGATTGTCTTGGCGCACAAGAGGATGCGCACAGTTACCAACTACTTCCTCGTCAATCTTTCGATAGCTGATGCGATGGTGTCAACACTCAACGTCACCTTCAATTACACGTACATGCTGAACAACGACTGGCCATTTGGGGAAACGTACTGCAAGATCACTCAGTTTGTCGCCGTCCTCTCCATCTGCGCTTCGGTCTTCACGCTCATGGCTATATCAATCGACAGGTAA